The genomic interval CGATTTCATTGTTTTGAATAGCTTACAAGACGAGGGAGCTGGTTTTGCGGGTAACCAAAACAAGATAACCATTATAAATCGTGCGGGCGAACATTTCCAATTCAAATTAAAGTCCAAACTTGAGGTAGCCCAAGATATTGCTCAACATACGCTCACCCTACTTTAAGTAGCTTTTTTACGTATCTTTGTCAAAGCGCTTTGTCAAATTTTATTGGATATCTAATTTACATATTACATGCTGGCACGTTTGTCAATAAAAAATTATGCTTTAATAGACGAGATTGACATTCAATTCGGAAAAGGGCTTAATATTATAACGGGCGAAACGGGTGCAGGAAAGTCAATCATTCTCGGAGCTTTGTCTTTGATTTTAGGCCAACGGTCAGAGAGTAAATATTTTTACAACCAGAGTAAGAAATGTGTAATCGAAGGCTATTTCAATATTGAAGATTACAATATTCGAGAGTTTTTTGATCACAATGATTTAGATTACGAACAGCAATGCATCATTAGACGAGAAATATATCCAGATGGGAAGTCCCGTGCATTTATCAATGATACTCCCGTTAAACTTAATCTGCTTAAGATACTAAGTGAAAAACTGATTGCAATACACTCGCAGCATGCCACGCTGGAAATTAACACTCAAGCATTTCAGTTACTCACAATCGACAGTGTTGCTGAGAACAGCGACTTATTAAGCACGTTTCAGGATACCTTTCATCAGTTTTTACAGACTGAAAAAGAGTATCAGAGCCTGTCGGAATTAAACTCACAACTACAGGCTGAGATGGACTATCATCAATTTTTATTTGATGAGCTCCAGGCTGCGGGATTAAAAATGGGTGAGCAGAAAGACCTTGAGGAAGAGTTATCCTTACTTAGTCATGCAGAGGATATAAAAAGCAGCCTCCAACAGGCAAACTATCTGCTTCAGGAACAGGAGCACTCTAGTCTGAGCTTAATCAAACAAAGTCTCCAACAATTACAACAAGTAGAACAGTTCTTTCCGAAATTGGAAGAGCTCAGCGGACGACTCAACAGTAGCTACATTGAATTGAAGGATATTTCGAATGAGCTGGCTATTCTCGACAGTGAAACATCTGTCGACTCAGAAAGAATGCAGTTTATTGAAGATCGCCTGAGCCTAATTTATAAACTCCTTCAAAAACACCAGTCGGATGATGTTGCATCTTTGTTGACGGTGCAGGAGGAGCTTGACAAAAAGATCAATGCTGTTCTGCTTAATGATGACCGATTGCAAAAATTAGCGGAGGAGCGTGCGCAACTGTCTGATAAAAGTCGGCAACTTGCAGCCAAGCTTACGAAAACTCGGGAAGCTACTATCCCCGTTATTGAAAACTCGATTCAGCATTCTCTGAAAGAAGTGGGTATGCCTCATAGTGTTTTTAAAATCCAATTAAATCCATTTGCAGATCATATTCTTAAAAAGAGCGGGCAAGATGAAGTTGTGTTTTTGTTTTCGGCTAACCAAGGTCAAGAACCTCAACCAGTCAGCAAGGTAGCATCTGGTGGGGAGCTATCAAGGCTCATGCTCGCGATCAAATCATTAGTAGCACAAACCTCCGCTCTTCCAACTATTATATTTGACGAGATCGACACCGGAATATCGGGTGATGTGGCAATGAAAGTAGGTGAATTAATGCGTCAACTGACTACCAATTTACAAGTAATTGCCATTACGCATTTACCTCAGATAGCTGCGCAAGGCGTTCATCACTTTAAAGTCTACAAAGAACAGCATACAAATAAGACAATTACCAATATTCAACTACTGGAACATGAAGCTCGGGTGACCGAACTAGCACAGATGCTTGGTGGCACAGATATCAGTGAAACTGCCACGATGCATGCTAGAGAACTTTTGAATCTGCATTTGAAATAATAAATAATTAGCGATTACAACAAACAGACAAAAGATAACGGGTTATTTGGCAAATCAGCATCTTTTTATAACCTTTGGTTTAGAATTTTAAAAGTAATTTAATCAATCCATTATGGCATATAATTTATTAAAAGGAAAAAAAGGAATCATCTTTGGAGCGCTCGATGAACGCTCGATCGCTTGGAAAACCGCATTGCGCTGTGTTGAAGAAGGAGCGGAGATTGTACTAACAAACGCCCCTGTTGCACTACGCATGGGGACGATAGACCAGCTTGCTAAGGAATGCAACAATGCGCCTGTAATCCCTGCGGATGTGACCAGTGTTCAAGATATTGAGAATTTGTTCGACAAGTCGATGGAACATTTTGGTGGCGGGGTTGATTTTATTTTGCACTCCATCGGTATGAGTATCAATGTCCGGAAAGGTATTCACTACACGGAAAACAACTACGATTTTATGCACAAAGGCTTTGATATTTCAGCAATCAGCCTTCACCGAATCTTGCAAACTGCCTTAAAAAAGGATGCAATTAATGAATGGGGTTCGGTTGTAGCCTTAACTTACATAGCAGGGCAACGGGTATTCCCTGATTACAATGATATGGCTGACGCGAAGGCTCTGTTAGAAAGTATTGCACGTAACTTTGGCTATCAATATGGCGTAAAAAAGCAGGTAAGAATCAATACAATTAGTCAATCCCCTACGCGTACAACAGCAGGTTCTGGAGTGAAAGGTTTTGATGGATTTATTGACTATGCAGATAAGATGTCACCACTAGGAAATGCTTCCGCAGATGAATGTGCAAATTATGCTATTTCTTTATTTTCTGATTTAACGAAAATGGTGACCATGCAGAATTTGTTCCATGATGGCGGTTTCTCGTTTACAGGGGTCAGTGAAGCCATCATCCAACACATGGGTGAGAAAGAAGATTAAACACATCTACATCACAATAAAAAGGTTACCCTCAAGTGTAACCTTTTTATTTGTTTAATCCTGTCGTTTTCTCCGAACGACATACATTTCTTCAGCTAAGTTCAAAAGATTGATGACGCTGCGGAATTTCGACCTCGTAACCTTTCTTTTGAAGTATTTTTTGGAATATAAGCTGCGTATCCAAATCTCCGTGTACAAGAAAGACCTTCTTAACAAGTGTTACGTTCTGGGATGATAGAAACTGAATTAAGTCATTTTGATCCCCATGAGCACTCATAGACTGCACACTCTGAACTTGAGCTCTCACAGGAAACTTTTCACCAAAAATGGACACAATATCTGCGCCCGCCTTCAGTCGTCCGGCCAAAGAACCTGGTTCACTGTAACCAACCAAAAGAATCGTATTTTTTGGATCTTCAATATTGTTCTTGATATGATGCTTGATGCGTCCGGCTTCAGCCATCCCAGACGCAGAGATGATGATACAAGGTTCTTTCCTGAAATTCAATAATTTTGACTCCTCTGCATCCTCTACAAAATGAAGTTTTGGGAAGTCAAACGGATCATCATCATTCTTCATAACTTCCTGTACTTTTTCATTAAAGTTCCAAGGGTGAGACTTTACTACCAAGGTTGCTTTTTCTGACAGGGGACTGTCTACATACACAGGTACAGCTGGAAGATGCCCTTTCAGACTCAGGTTATTTAAATGATACAATAATTCCTGCGTGCGACCCACACTAAAGGCTGGTATGATTACTTTTCCTTGCCGAGCAACACAGGTTTCCTCTATGATTCGTCTTAAGTTCTCTTCTGCGGGCTCCGGTTTTTGATGTAGTTCATCACCATAGGTAGATTCCACTAAGATGTAGTCAGCCTGCCTGAAGCTCTCAGGCGATTTTAGTATCAAATCTCCATAACGACCTACATCACCGGAGAAAGAAAGTTTCAGCGTTCTGCCTTGTTCGATGATATCAAGATGAACCGCAGCGCTACCAATGATATGACCTGCATCGGTGAAAGTTAACCTCGCGTTTTGATTAAGCTCAAAAGGCGTTCGATATTTCACCGTCCGGATCAAAGAGAGAGCCATATATGCATCCTCGGTATTGTACAAAGGCTCTATTTCCGGTTTCCCCTGTTTCTTTCTTTTTTTATTCAAATAGCGTGCATCTGATTCTTGAATGTAGGCGGAATCTAATAAAAGTATCTTACAGAGATCTCTGGTTGCGGGTGTACAAAAAATTTTACCTCGAAATCCTTGCTTGACAAGAAAAGGAAGAAGTCCGGAATGATCGATATGCGCGTGAGAAAGTATCACGCAATCAACCTCTCTTGGGTTGAAGCCAAAGTCGCGGTTAAGGACGTCACTGTCAACACCTCTTCCTTGAAACATTCCACAATCTAATAATATTTTATAGCCATCATCCAGATGAAGAAGATGTTTACTACCAGTAACAGTTTGGGCAGCGCCATGAAAGGTTATTTCCATAAAATATTTTTTTATGTTGAAAAACCAATTTAATAAAAATGGTGATAAAAGCAGAACGGCAACCTATTAAAGTTGCCGTTCTGCTTTTGTTAAAATCTTATAAGATTTGATCTATTTCAACTCTTTAAACTGAAGGTCAGGAGAGTCAAAAAGACCCTGGTAGTCCAAATAGTCTGTCGTTGTTAATATGATTTTAGCTGTAATATCACTAGACGGCGCTTCAATCCGGATATCATCATCGGCAATTGGGTCTTCAATATAAATAGTAACCATTCCGATTGAATAATTTACCGAGTAAGCTTGAGCCGCAAAAGTCGTAGGGAGAACATCGTAGGTTTGTTCATTATCGAAACTTAGTGCAACAGCCACCCCACCTTGTAGCATGTAGTACTCGGTTAAATCTTGAAGAGGGATATCAAACGCGATTAGCGAATTAGCTTCTCGCACCCATCCATCCGGGTCAAGGGTAACGACAAAAGCGGTGTTCGGGTTCTCGATTGGTTGAACATTATCGTCATCATCACATGCTGAAAATCCAATTAACAGCAGTGAGCATATCAGTAGTAAGTGCTTTTTCATATTTTGTTTTGTTGTTTGTAAGTTAGAGTATTAATTATTAGAAAGGTTTAATACAAACAACACGCCAAAATAAAAGAGGGTGTGATAAACGCCTGTTATCACACCCTCTTCCTGTAATTTAATGTGAGAAAGGATTACTTTTCTTCCTTCTTATCGTCCTTTTTGCTAGACTTCGGTGTCACATCCGTCGGCTTGGAGCTTTTACCCTTTCCCTCTTTTACTGACTTAACAATCATTTCCGATTTTTCGGAGTCAAAATCTATCAGGAGAGTGCTCCCTTCAACAAGTTCACCCTTCAAAATCTCTTCTGCAACTGGATCCTCTAGGTATTTTTGTATCGCTCGCTTTAATGGCCTTGCACCGAAATTGGAATCAAAACCCTTTTCTGCAATGTGTTTCTTTGCTTCATCGGTTAATTTAATTGTATAACCAAGCCCTTCGATACGTTCGAAAAGAGTCTTCAACTCAATATCAATGATCTTGAAGATCTCATCTTGACCAAGCGAATTAAATACAATCACATCATCAACACGATTCAAAAACTCTGGTGCAAATGTACGTTTCAGTGCATTCTCAATTACGCTTCTAGAATGTGCATCTGCCTGTCCGGCTTTGGCCGATGTAGTAAAACCAACACCCTGACCGAAATCTTTCAGTTGACGAGCACCTATATTCGACGTCATAATAACGATCGTATTTCTAAAATCCACTTTTCTACCCAGACTATCCGTTAGCTGCCCTTCATCCAACACTTGCAATAGCAAATTAAAAACGTCGGGATGCGCTTTTTCAATTTCATCTAAAAGAACAACCGAATAAGGCTTTCTTCGTATTTTTTCTGTAAGCTGCCCTCCTTCTTCATAGCCTACGTAGCCCGGCGGCGCACCTACGAGTCTGGATACGGCAAACTTCTCCATATACTCACTCATATCAATTTGAATGAGCGAATCTTCACTGTCAAACATAAAACGAGCAAGCTCTTTTGCTAACTCTGTTTTACCAACACCTGTAGGGCCAAGGAAAATAAAAGAGCCGATCGGTTTTTTTGGATCTTTCAATCCGGCACGGGTTCGCTGGATAGCACGTACAAGTTTTTGCACTGCGTCATCCTGCCCGATAATCCGATTTTTCATCGCATCACCCATACCCAGAAGTTTTTGACTATCGGTCTGACCAACACGTTGGACTGGTATTCCTGTCATCATTGAAACAACTTCTGCAACATTTTCCTCTCCTACTGTATACCTTTTCGTTTTAGTTTCTGCTTCCCAAGCTTTCTTTTCCTGTTCTAGTTCTTCCAGCAGGCGCTTCTCGGTGTCCCGTAATTTTGCGGCTTCCTCATATTTTTGACTACGCACCACTTTATTCTTTTCGATCTTGATCTCTTCTATCTTTTCTTCGATATCGATGATCGATTGTGGAACATGAATATTGTTTAGATGGACACGCGAGCCAGCTTCATCTAACGCATCAATAGCCTTATCCGGCAAGAAACGGTCAGTAACATACCGGGTAGTCAGCGTCGCACAAGCATTAATTGCTTCGGGAGTATAGGAAACACCATGGTGTTCTTCATATTTCTCTTTGATCCGATTCAGAATCTCAATTGTTTCCTCATATGTTGCTGGCTCTACAAGAACCTTTTGGAAACGACGATCAAGCGCTCCATCTTTTTCAATAAACTGTCTGTATTCGTCGAGCGTTGTGGCACCTATACATTGAATCTCGCCTCTCGCTAAAGCAGGCTTGAACATATTGGAGGCATCCAACGAACCTGAAGCACCACCAGCACCAACAATGGTATGGATCTCATCTATAAATAAAATAACATCAGGTGATTTTTCCAATTCGTTCATTACGGCCTTCATCCGCTCTTCAAACTGCCCACGATATTTTGTGCCAGCGACCAAAGAAGCTAAGTCTAATGTTACTACTCGCTTATTAAACAACACTCGTGATACCTTTCGTTGCACAATACGCAACGCCAAACCTTCGGCTATAGCTGACTTACCAACACCAGGCTCACCAATTAGAATCGGATTGTTTTTCTTTCTCCGCGAAAGAATTTGAGAAACACGCTCGATCTCTTTTTCACGACCGACAATAGGGTCTAACCGACCTTCCTCAGCCGCACGAGTTAGATCGCGCCCGAAGTTATCCAATACCGGTGTTTTCGATTTAATATCAGAAACCTTCTTAGGCTGTCCATAATCTTCCTCTTGATAGTCCTCGTCTCCTGCAGCTGAACTCGCCTGATCTGAGATTTCAGTTCGGTTTTGCTCAACTTCGGCCTTGAAGATATCGTAGTTAATATTGTATTGTTGAAGTATCTGAGAAGCAATATTATCTTCATCTCTTAAGATAGACAAGAGTAAATGTTCTGTTCCAATTACATCACTCTTAAATATCTTTGCCTCTAAATAAGTGATTTTTAAAACTTTTTCAGCTTGTTTTGTTAAGGGTATGTTACCAAGATTTGCACTTGTAATAGAAGTTCCTTTAACTGCCTCCTCTATCGAACGACGTAAGCGCGAAGTATCAACATCGTTGTTTTCAAGTATCCTGATCGCCATCCCGTCTCCTTCTCTGATCAAACCGAGCAACAGATGTTCCGTGCCGATATAATCATGCCCAAGTCGCAATGCTTCCTCCCTACTATAGGAAATGACATCTTTTACACGTGGCGAAAATTTCGCATCCATATTTTAATCCTTTTTTTATGCTCTAATATATTAATATTCAATTAATCTATTCAAGCTTTTTTAAACTTTTAACAAGAACTGAGCCACAGCTCTTAACATGTCAATTTATGGCATTTTTATGAAATAACTGAAAAGAATGGCATTAAAAGTTTATTATTAGCGATATTTGGGAAAACAAATAAGAAAATATGTCAGACGAGAAAATTATTTTTTCGATGGCTGGGGTAAGTAAAACCTATCCGCCACAAAAACAAGTTTTAAAGAATATTTATTTGTCATTCTTTTACGGAGCAAAGATCGGTGTTATTGGTTTAAACGGTTCAGGGAAATCCTCTTTATTAAGGATCATTGCCGGTATAGACAAATCTTATCAGGGCGAAGTGGTATTTTCACCAGGTTATTCAGTTGGTCTGCTGGAACAAGAGCCTAAACTAGATCCAGAAAAGACTGTTCGGGAAACAGTTGAGGAAGGATGCGCAGATATCATTAATATTTTAAAAGAATACGAAGAGATCAATGAAAAATTTGGTTTACCTGAAGTCTATGAAGATGCCGACGCGATGGATAAGCTGATGACCAGACAGGGCGAGCTTCAAGACAAAATAGATGCGATGGGCGGCTGGGAATTGGACAACAAACTAGAGCGTGCAATGGATGCATTGCGATGCCCTGAACCCGATACGAAAATCGCAACGCTCTCGGGTGGTGAGAGAAGGCGCGTTGCTTTATGTAGATTATTACTTCAGGAACCAGATGTCCTTTTACTCGATGAGCCGACCAACCACTTGGACGCCGAGTCCATTGACTGGCTAGAACAACACCTGCATCAGTATAAAGGAACAGTGATTGCCGTGACACACGATCGGTATTTCCTTGATAATATTGCAGGTTGGATTCTGGAACTGGACAGAGGCGAAGGGATTCCTTGGAAAGGGAACTATTCTTCATGGTTGGATCAGAAGGCGAAACGTCTTGAACAAGAAGAAAAGTCTGAAAACAAACGCCAAAAAGCGCTTGAACGCGAGCTTGAATGGGCACGAATGGCACCGAAAGCGCGGCACGCTAAATCAAAAGCACGTTTGTCAAATTATGAAAAACTAGCTTCTGAAGAGACGAAAGAGCGTGAAGCAACGTTGGAGCTGTTTATTCCACCCGGTCCTCGGTTAGGCAATGTCGTTATCGAAGCTAACAACGTAAGCAAGGCTTATGGAGATAAGATCCTATTTGAGAACCTAAGTTTCTCTTTACCACCGGCAGGAATCGTTGGTATCATCGGACCTAATGGCGCAGGGAAAACAACATTATTCCGATTGATTACCGGTCAGGAATCTCCAGATAGCGGAACTTTCAAAGTCGGGGAAACCGTTGTGCTAGGTTATGTCGATCAGATGCACGACGATCTGGATCCGGAAAAGTCTGTCTGGGAAAACATTACGGATGGCCTCGATAACATACAACTGGGAAACCGTACGATCAACTCCCGCGCTTATGTCTCGAAGTTCAATTTTAATGGCGCAGATCAACAAAAAAAGGTGGGTGTCTTATCCGGTGGGGAAAGAAATCGAGTACATTTAGCAATTACCTTGAAAAAAAGCTCAAACGTATTACTGTTGGATGAACCAACGAACGACATCGATATTAACACCCTTAGGGCGCTTGAAGAGGGTTTAGAAAACTTTGGTGGTTGCGCTGTTATTATTTCACACGACCGCTGGTTCCTTGACCGCATTTGTACACATATCTTAGCTTTTGAAGGCGACTCCCAAGTATATTTCTTTGAGGGCAACTATTCCGAATATGAAGAAAACAGAAAGAAACGCCTTGGAGACCAAACTCCAAAAAGAATCAAATACAAGAAGCTAGCTTAAAGCTTAGCTATACATCAAATTGAATCCACTTATCCCCATTACCACCATATGTAAGGTATTGGGGATAAATTATCTCAGCTAAAAGCTCTAAATTATCAGCAAGCTTCGATTCGTCCTCTATTAAAGCATTCCCTTCATCTACTAAATAAATTCGATTATTTTTAACAGCGTTTGTCTGCTCCCACTCGCTAAGAGACAACAAAACACCTAAATCACCAAGTACCCCTTCTATCTGGTCGGTTAAAACAAGAATTAAATCGGGATTAAACATCGCTTTACCATCGCTCGCCTGTGTGTCATATATACGACCGCCGGCCATACGTAGAAGTTCATGTAACCAATCATTCATTTCATATTCAGGAGGGTTGACCGATGTCATAACCAATACCGCTGGCTTTTGGTCTTCCGAAATAAATTTTAGTTTGTGTAGAATAATATTGATCCGCTCTTCCTGATCGGCAGGGATATGAATAGACATAATTTTTTCTTTGACTACAAATGTACAAATTAGCACGGATCATACACATAGATATAAAAACAAAGAATCGCCTGTGTTTGCAGGCGATTCTTTGTTAAAAACTCATCAGTACTACCTGATGGAGAACCATCGTTACTCTGACAAGGTAATGGTTCTATTTATCGACGTGTTATCTCCAGAAAGAGGATTCCCGTTTTCATCAACAAGCGACAAGTTAACGGTAACTTCTCCGTTGGGAGCATTCACAATTTCATAAGGCCCCCAATTATCTAATAAGAAATCTTGTCCATTGACAGTTGCTTTAACTTTATTTCCGTCAGTCAAATCTGTATTCCATAGATAAAAGTCTAACAATACCCGGTCTGTGTCGACACCCTTATATTCGCCTTTCGGACGACTATAGAATAACGAAGCGTCCGTAGGCAAGTCCAGCTCTTCAATAGCACCATTTTCATCAACACGAAAATGCTTTAAAACAGCCGCGCCCTTTTCTTTAATCGACTCATGATAAGAACGGGATAAGAAAGAAAGTAAATAATGCTCACTGCCTAACTTAACAGTTGCTGAATGTTCTGGTTTATATAACGCAGCATAAGGTGTATTATCCAAAATAAAATGAATATGCTGACCTTCAGCTGAATTTGCCATATGATTAGCGTTGGAGTCATCGGTATGCTCTGTCAAGGTAAAGTTTTCCACATTATACTTAACCGTTATTTTAGCCGAATCGGAACCCACTTTTTCAGATGTCAACGAAGCTATTTCCAAACTTGCTCCGGGAAAAGCCTTAGAGTCTTCCACGGGAGTCACCTCTATCGACCCTGTTGTAGCCGTAGTCATATCCGTGCTATCTGAAGTGCTTGAATTATCAGAATTTTGGCTTCCCGAGTTACAAGCGGTAAAACCTAGTGTTGCAAATGCAAGAGCCGCAAGGCTCAATTTGAATGTTTGTTTCATTGTTTTGATTTTTTTCTTCTGACTTGTAATTGTAGTACAACAAGTAAAATTAATAATTGTTTAGAGAATGGCGAATTAATAAATAATTAAGCAAAAATTAGGTGGACGCATTTACGATTTGTTAATAATAAAATAACCTGATTATCAAAAGGAAACCTTATTTTGACAATAGAAAAAAACGAAATAGAAAAGCTAACTTTTAACTATTAACAATCACACTTATGACCTGGAAAAAGTTCAATGGCGAAACTCTGGGTGAAGACATCCTCGAAGAAGTAAATCGAGTGATAGCGAATGAATATGAAATGGGCAATCACTTAAAAGTTTGTATTGGAACAGACTCACAAGTAAAGGGCTCATTAATTGATTTTGCTACTGTCATCGTCTTTGTCCGTGAGAAGAAAGGTGCTTTTATGTTTATCCATCAAGAAAAGACAAAGGAAAAAATGACCATTAAAACCCGGATGTTGGCAGAAGTACAACGTTCTATTATGGTTGCTTACGACCTTTGTCCGCTTCTGGATCGTTATCATATAGACCTGGAAGTACACGCAGACATTAATACAAACCCACAATTTAAGTCCAATCAGGCCCTGCACGACGCTATGGGGTATATTCTAGGGATGGGTTTTGTATTTAAAGCAAAGCCCGAAGCATTTGCAAGCTCTGCTTGTGCCAATAAGATGGTTCAGTAAGAGCCCGTTTTTACTCATTACGGTCATCTCGGACAGCTATATAATTATTTATATGGCATACGACCTTGTCACCCTTCTTCAACCCACTACCCACCTTTTGATAAACGCGGAGGTATATCTGTTCGTTACGAACTAGCAGCTCTTCGTAAAAGCCTCTGAAAAAAACGGCGTCAATATAAAAACTACCCTCATCGTCAATTTCAACACGAATCCATTCTGGGTGAATTGCATAACATTCATGTTGCTGTTCGATCTGCAATGTCGCAACCTGGTCACCACGAAGAATATTACTCTTTGCTAACATTCGAGCAATATAGCGCGTCGGAGGACAATGATATAAACTGACCGGATGATCAACGGCGGCAAGTTTACCATCGTTGAGAATGACGAGTTGATCAGCCATCCCCAATACTTCAGCCGGATCATGCGAAACAATAATAACACTAAGCCCACTCGTCTCCACAATCGCTTTCAGATCTCGCTGGAGTTGATCTCGAAACGCCGCATCAACTTGATTAAAAGGCTCATCCATCAACAAGAGCAAAGGTTGGGTGACCAGAGCTCTGGCAATAGCTGCACGTTGCTTCTCTCCGCCGCTCAAATCGCTGATCCGCTGATCCCGCAAATGATCGATCCGTAGAGAAATAAGCACTTCCAGCGTACGCTTGTTCTTATATTCCAGATCTTCATTACTTAACCGGGATGCTACATTGTCATAAACCGTCGCAAACGTGTTCAGGTCATCAAAACCTTGGGAAACCATTCTCATTTCAGGATGTCCTGGAACCAACTGCTCGCTTGGCCCTAACACTCGGTAGCCGTTGAAGCGGATTTCGCCCTCATCGGGCTCAGACAAGCCGTAAATCAAACGCAATAACGTGCTTTTACCACTTCCACTCCTGCCGATGATCGCCGTAATCTCCTTCTCGGACATGGTAAAACCAATGTCTTGTAACCCTCCAGAATCAGTCTGTTCAGAAAATTTCCGAGCTACCTTTCTTACACTTAATAAAGGCAACCCAGATTCGTAACTCGGGGTTTCAGGTAAATCACACGAATTGTTCGAAGGAGGTACTGACATACATCTGCATTGATTAATACGCAGCGAAGTTAAGAATAAATATGCGACTGACTACTTGTTAAACAAAGCTTTCACATCAACTTGTAAAATCCCCTGATCAGTTTCATTGAATTCAACCACCTGACTTCCGCCAACCTGAAGGTTATTTGCTACGAAATTTAAGACGCCACTTAATAACTTTGGACGCTCACGTAGAGACGATGCAAGTGATTCTTCAAAACCACCTTCTTCATCTGTTGTCTTCTCTGTCGAAGTAAGCAAGTCATGTTCCTGCCCAACGGTCTCGAGTGTTATTTCAGCAGCATCAGGGACAGACTCAAATACAGGGTCATTCACAACCGGATCATCTTCATCAGTGTTCGCCATTGCGATCGCTTCTTCTGCATTCAGCGCTACCCCACTTCGTTTAACCGTTTGCTGAGAATCGTCAGACTCTATTCCCTCCGACGCGGTTGGATCCTCTGCGGTATTGTCAGCTTGTTCGGGTCGTGGCTCCACATAAGCCAACCGCGTCTCTACTTTCTCAGTCGGCCGACTTTCCTCCTGTCGCTGAGGAGGCAGCCCCTCCGCTACGACCGGCTTGGAAGTATCTTCAGGCTTTACTCCGTGATCATCGTTACTCTGAGCGGGCTTCTGCTTCTGAACCAATTCCTGAGTTTGGCCAGCAAGCGACTCATCCGGCCTTGTCCGAACCTCGTTCGGTTGCAGTCTCCATATCAAAAAACCAAATAATAAAAGACCTGCGGCAATTTTCAAGAACCAAGAACCTCCCAACTTTTTCTTTTTAGTACCAAAGTCAGCAGGCAGTGGTTCAACAAGCGGATCCTCTCCAACAACTTGTCCCTTCCCTTGGTTTTCATCTAGCTTCGCCGATATTTTATCCCATAAAGCAAATGGGACTTCCGAAGAATGATCTTCAAGTTTGCCTTTAAACAGCTGATCGATATCCTTTTTACGATTTGATGCCATCTACTTCCCTTTCTATAATTTTCATTTTTTCCTGTAATCTTGCTCGTGCCCGTGACAGCTGCGATTTCGAGGCTCCTTCAGAGATGTTCAACCTATCAGCGATCTCTTTATGCGAAAACCCTTCTATTGAATACATATTAAATACCAAGCGGTAACCTGCGGGTAGCTCCTGAATCATATCCAGCAACTCTTGAATCGTTACCCGATCAGAGTCAAAACTCTGCAAGAAAACCTGTTCTTCTCCGTCAACCGCATCGACACTTTTAACGCTCGTTTTTTTCCTGCACA from Pedobacter indicus carries:
- the recN gene encoding DNA repair protein RecN, whose amino-acid sequence is MLARLSIKNYALIDEIDIQFGKGLNIITGETGAGKSIILGALSLILGQRSESKYFYNQSKKCVIEGYFNIEDYNIREFFDHNDLDYEQQCIIRREIYPDGKSRAFINDTPVKLNLLKILSEKLIAIHSQHATLEINTQAFQLLTIDSVAENSDLLSTFQDTFHQFLQTEKEYQSLSELNSQLQAEMDYHQFLFDELQAAGLKMGEQKDLEEELSLLSHAEDIKSSLQQANYLLQEQEHSSLSLIKQSLQQLQQVEQFFPKLEELSGRLNSSYIELKDISNELAILDSETSVDSERMQFIEDRLSLIYKLLQKHQSDDVASLLTVQEELDKKINAVLLNDDRLQKLAEERAQLSDKSRQLAAKLTKTREATIPVIENSIQHSLKEVGMPHSVFKIQLNPFADHILKKSGQDEVVFLFSANQGQEPQPVSKVASGGELSRLMLAIKSLVAQTSALPTIIFDEIDTGISGDVAMKVGELMRQLTTNLQVIAITHLPQIAAQGVHHFKVYKEQHTNKTITNIQLLEHEARVTELAQMLGGTDISETATMHARELLNLHLK
- a CDS encoding enoyl-ACP reductase FabI; this translates as MAYNLLKGKKGIIFGALDERSIAWKTALRCVEEGAEIVLTNAPVALRMGTIDQLAKECNNAPVIPADVTSVQDIENLFDKSMEHFGGGVDFILHSIGMSINVRKGIHYTENNYDFMHKGFDISAISLHRILQTALKKDAINEWGSVVALTYIAGQRVFPDYNDMADAKALLESIARNFGYQYGVKKQVRINTISQSPTRTTAGSGVKGFDGFIDYADKMSPLGNASADECANYAISLFSDLTKMVTMQNLFHDGGFSFTGVSEAIIQHMGEKED
- a CDS encoding MBL fold metallo-hydrolase RNA specificity domain-containing protein, translated to MEITFHGAAQTVTGSKHLLHLDDGYKILLDCGMFQGRGVDSDVLNRDFGFNPREVDCVILSHAHIDHSGLLPFLVKQGFRGKIFCTPATRDLCKILLLDSAYIQESDARYLNKKRKKQGKPEIEPLYNTEDAYMALSLIRTVKYRTPFELNQNARLTFTDAGHIIGSAAVHLDIIEQGRTLKLSFSGDVGRYGDLILKSPESFRQADYILVESTYGDELHQKPEPAEENLRRIIEETCVARQGKVIIPAFSVGRTQELLYHLNNLSLKGHLPAVPVYVDSPLSEKATLVVKSHPWNFNEKVQEVMKNDDDPFDFPKLHFVEDAEESKLLNFRKEPCIIISASGMAEAGRIKHHIKNNIEDPKNTILLVGYSEPGSLAGRLKAGADIVSIFGEKFPVRAQVQSVQSMSAHGDQNDLIQFLSSQNVTLVKKVFLVHGDLDTQLIFQKILQKKGYEVEIPQRHQSFELS